The nucleotide sequence GCCACGGCTCCAATATTACCGTGTGTACAAGATCGCTCGGGAAAGCTTCTTCAACCTTCTGCAGAGGGTCAAGCATTGCTTCCCGTCAAGTTCTCCACCCAACTCCCTTGGGCAGAAGTTATCCTTCATGACGATAGCACACTGGCCGTTGGAATGTCAAGAGGTGGGCAGCTCTACGCAAATACCCGATTGCTTGCCAAGAACTGTACATCTTTTGTTGTCACGGGGGACCATTTGATATTCACGACAACCAATCACTTCTTGAAGTTGGTGCATCTGACAGGCGTCGAAGGTTTGTTTTACCCACCTCCCCTACTcattcttgtttttcttaGCAGTCAACCCTCTCTTTCCTGAATTGAACTGACATTGGAGAACTGGCAGAGCTCGAGGTACCGGCAGATGACCCGGAGGTCGACGAAAGGTGCAGAAGTATCGAGCGAGGTGCGAGGCTTGTGACGGCAGTACCCAGCAACATGAACGTAGTTCTCCAGATGCCGAGGGGCAATCTCGAGACCATATTCCCTAGAGCAATGGTGGTTGCAGGGATCCGGAAGCTCATCAACGACAAAAACTACGCGAGAGCCTTTTCGTATTGCCGGACGCAAAGGGTTGATATGAACATACTCTATGACCACAGGCCGGAGCAGTTTCTTGCCAACGTGGGTCTTTTCTTGGACCAGTTGGGAGACACCAGCTACATTGACTTGGTTCTATCATCCCTCAGGTAAGGCTTCCGTTTTCCAAAACTGGATTTTGCTTTTTTCACATGCAAAGCTAACTGAATCCACTTGAATGTGAAGGGAGGAGGACGTCACCCAAACAATGTACAAGGACACAAAGAAATCGAAGCCTGCATGGGCCCCTTCTTCAACTCCTTTGCCATCTCAGGAAAACCCACCGTCCGTATCACTTTCGGATCCAAGCTCGTCAAAAGTCAATACCGTTTGCGATGCTGTGCTGAAGGAACTGGAAGCCAGGAATCCTGCAAGCCTTCAAAATATAATAACTGCCCACGTCTGCAAAAACCCACCTGCCTTGGATGACGGGTTGTCTGTTATTGCGGGACTTATGAAGGAGAACGAGGCCCTCGCAGAGAAGGCAGTGGAGCACATATGTTTCCTGGTCGACGTCAACCGGTTATATGACAATGCTCTTGGCCTGTACAACCTCGAACTGGCGCTCCTTGTAGCCCAGCAATCTCAGCGTGACCCCCGAGAATACTTGCCTTTTGTTCAGAGCCTTCATCAACTCTCGCAGCTGCGTCGCTGTTTCACCATAGACGATCATCTAGGCAATCGTGAAAAGGCCCTTGGACATCTCAAGGCTGACAGCGACTTCGAGGGCGTCAAAGACTATGCTGTCAAGCATAGCCTCTATCAGGACGCCCTGGGCCTTTATCGGTACGAGGCTGAGCAGTCGCGCACGCTGATGGCACTCTATGCCGAATACCTCGAGTCAAATTCCAGAAACCGCGAAGCCGGACTGGCTTATGAAGCCCTGGGTAAATTTGCCGAAGCGATgagttgctatcgtgcagcTGGCCCGTCATCATGGCGCGAGTGTTTGGCAGCAGCACAAAAGCAGCAGCCACCGCCGACAAAGAGTAGCCTGACTGAGCTTGCCGAGTCCTTGGCCGATGCTTTGAACGAAGCCAAGGACTATGTCGGAGCGGCGACCATCCAACGAGACTTCCTCAACGACCCGGCCACAGCTATCCAGCTCCTGTGCAAGGGCTCCCTCTTCGCAGACGCCATGCTGCTGGCTGCCACAAGCAGCGAGGCCGGCCTCGACGGCGAGGTGGATAGTGGCCTCACTGAGGCCTTTGCCTCATCGACTGAGCTCCTGGCTGACTGCAAAGCACAACTCAAGGCCCAAACCCCCCGAATCCTAGATCTCCGCCGCAAAGCAGCCGAGGACCCTCTAGGATTCTATGAGGGCGAACggcccggcggcggcgacggcgacatGCCCGATGACGTCTCGGTCGCGGCGAGCTCGCGGCTCAGCACAAGCGCGAGCCTGTTCACGCGCTACACAGGCAAGGAGGGCAGCATCGGCACGGCCGGGACTGGGGTCAGTCGGGCGACGCACAAGAACCGCAAGcgcgaggagaagaagcgtGCCAGGGGACGCAAGGGCACCGTCTATGAGGAAGAGTACCTCGTCAACAGCACGCGGCGCCTCATCGAGCGGGTCAACTCGGTCGGCGGCGAGACCGAGGCCCTCGTCGCGGGGCTTTTTAGGCGTGGAATGCTTGAGCAGGCAAGGGCTGTGGAGGCCCTGTTGGCCGAGGTGGTCGAGGGATGCCGACTTGCTGTGCAGCAGGTGTGGCCTGGCAGCGAGGCAAAGACTGCTGACGGACAGCAGAGTGGGCAAGCTGCAACGGGTGGAGATGCCGTGCTGGAGGCTGCGATGGAGGCCAGAGTGGCCAAGCAGGAGCCTCCTATGTTGCCTACATTCCAGCGATTATCTCTGCTGGGGTAGATGAGCTATTGCCGGTTTTTTTACTCTAAATACCTAACGACGACTGGGTCTCCCCACGTCTCAATACTCCCCAACAAAAGTACACACTTGTGCAACGTTTGAAACATCAATGAGGCTATATTAGTGCGCACGTGCCAATGAGTGTGTGGTATATATGTTCTGATTTTCGGTTGTGTATACAGTAGTTAAACATGGCTTTTtcggtaaaaaaaaatctattTTTAGTGTACAAAGCTCCGTAGCACCGGCGGCTTGACCTGATCCAGCGTCTATTCCTTGATGGGAATGTCCTGAACAGCCTGTGACAGCTCCTGGATAGTGATGCCCGTAGCCTCAGGCTCAGGGGTGACAGCCTCCTTGGAAAGAGGATACGCGCGGTTCCTGGCCATGATTTCACCAATCTTAACCAGCATCTCATCCGTAAGCTCGGGAGCAGGTTGAGCGGCCCTGATCTCCCTCTGCTTCTTGTTGTACTCCTGCAAGGGGGTGAGCATGGACTCGCCCATCTTGTTCCTGGCCTTCTTTGCGTCAATCTCGGCCTGCTTCTTGGCAAGGTACTCTTCGGTGTGGCGGGTGCGGAACTTGGAGTACTTGCCGCGGAGTTCGTCGATGACGGACTCGGGCATGGGCGGTACCGTCAGCGTGGGGACCCAGGTCTTGCTCTCAACGTCAACGCGGAGCGTGTCGACGGGTTGGTCCTCGTGGGCGGGGCGCGCCGTCTTGGGCCAGGGGATCTTCATGTTCAGACCTGGCACCATCCGGTACCAGGTGCTCTTTCGCGAAGGCCGGTCGTGGTAGAAGCCGCCGGCTACCAGGTTCTTGATGATGACGTCCTTGATCTCGCCAGTCTTGGGGTCTGGTATCGGATGGACCAGCCGGACGGCAGACACGGGCATGGCTGAGGGCATGGTGATGACTGGTTGGCCCCGGGCCAATTTCTCTATAAAAGTTGGGATTCGGACGTTGACCTACGTGGTATACTTTGTTAGTCACCAGAGgactgtctttttttcttttcgtgtCCTAGGAAAGCAAGATCTTTGGCGGACTACTCACATTTCCGACTTGGTCCATAAACAAGACACCCCTATCGTGTTCGATCTGGCTAATGGTGGATATCTGACCCTTGAAGGGACCCTCGATAACCACGACACGATCACCCACGGCCAGGTTGGGGAACTTGCTCCCACCGGCCCAGGCCCAGCgctcctcgagctgctgTTCGGTAAGCATGGTATCGAGTAGGGCGGCCTCCCTCTCGATAGCGCCGTAGATCATAGGCATGTTGCCGGACACGGCTTGCCTCTCGAAGTCGGTCACGAGCGTCTTCTTGTACTGGGGGATGGACGTCCGCATGGCGTCGCGGCGCGGGGCCAGCGGGCCCTTTTCCCAGTCCTCGCGCCGTGCTACGCTGGCCTGCTTCATGCGGTGGTGAAGATTTTCCCGGATGAACTGTGCAGGTAGCTGAGGCTTGTCGCTGGTTGCACTTTTGGCTAAGCGGCGCATGACCTGGCGCTCGGCCATGAGCGTCCGCTTGGCCAGCAGCTCGGCAGCCTCGAGTGTCGCCATCTTGTTCGTCGATTCTCGTGGGTAGCTGATATTATCGTCCTGTCTCAACCCTCTATTAACAGCTCCCTCCCCAGGGGCACTGCTCGCTGCGTTTTAGACCCGGccctgtttttttgtttttttggatGAGCCCTTGAGACTACCCGGCCGAGGAGGTTGAAAATTTTCGATTGATTCAATTCGGAGGGGCGGCCCGCAGTAGGATGTGATTCGGCTGGGGAATGTAACGGCGGCGCGCATGAAGCCTTGGACAgcttcaatgctttgagctACGCGTACCGCTTTTGCTATACGTGATCATACTATCCTGTCTTGTCCGATGCAGGTTGAATTTCTTTGCACGATCCCCACTTTGAAGTACAGGGGTCTCGACGACTCGGTAATTTACAGTACTGTGCATGGTATCGAAATAGTGGGCCAATCCACGTGACCTAGAAGGTACGTAGAAGTTCAGAAGTTGGAGCTTTCGATTTTGCATAAAgtaccacctacctacctagtaccTTATGTAcccacctaggtacctagcaactggcaactagaactagaactaggtaggCAACAAAGCAAGGTACCGACCGAGAAACTTGGCACAGCTTTTGGGGTTGAATCACGGAATCGTAGAGATATGTTCAAACGGGGTTTAGTACGTCAATAGTGCCAGAGAATCTCGAGAAGATATCGAGATATTGCCGATTTGGCACCTGGCTGAAGCTGACCTCCGGTCAATGTACCAAGTGCCTTGGTAGGAACCTTGAACCATTCGGTCGGATGGCTGTACCTGAGCGGAGTCCGCAATGTTTTTAGTGGTTGTAACTTGTGAGATCTAGGTGCCGGCGTCGATATCACGCTTGGCATGTTTGACATCTTTACAAGCCCGCCTCCCTGCGACGTACATAAACCTAAGGTAGTCGGGCAGGTCGATAGGTACCTGAGGTACCAAGTTGATTGAGGCTTGCTTCGCTTCTGTCGATGCACATGATTTTGACAGTTCGGACAATGACATCGGACGGGCTCCATAACACTTTATCCTGGTTTTTGATGTCGGATGTTTCTTTTCCTAGTCTTTCGGTCTCCAATCCACCGCGTACGATTCCTTCTTGTAGAGAAAAACAAGGGAAAAGTGGAAgcaaaaggaagaaagaCAAATTGAAAAGCAAAAAGGCAGTTATGTACGGAGTACTTCACAAGTGTATACATTGTAAAACACTTTATCATCCACCCTGGCTCTACTTCCGGGCTCATCTGCTGCACGTCCACGCTTCCGGGAACCAATGCTGACCTAGTTACGAAGTAGCACTCCCTAAGTCAGGTTGTTACCGGCAACTGCCTAGAAAATTACCTAGGACTTGGTTTTCGGGTTCCAGTTGAGCTGGGGCAACGCTGGAATTATCGAATGGATATTACCTCCATATCTGACGAACTTAGCCTGGGGCTCCCAAATGACCTATCTCAGTTGTAGGCGAGATAGGCTCGTATTTCCAAATCAAACCCCTGCCAACCCCTAACGTGGTGTTTTTATTCCCATTGTACAGTATGGTAGGGACCATAGCAACTCATCAAATCTGACTGTTTTCCCTCGGCCATCTGTTCGTATTATCGTAAGCAGCAAATGCTTatgtaggcaggtaggcaggtaggtaggtaagtacaTTACAGTAGGACTTGGGTATCTTAGCCATGTTaccgtaggtacctaggtacctgcctacctacctccctTACCTACTTAAGGAAGTTAAGTTGAATCCTTCGACAGCCAACTCCCTACCTGGTAGTTTGTTCAGGTAACAGGATCGACAAGGCACCTGGGGCACATAAAAGTCAATGCTTAATGAAGGTTTACACTTCGATCGCAAGTGGCGGTGTAATGTAGGTATGTTTATATTGTATAAACGTCGCCTATgggcttttcctttttttttttttttttttttttgcagttAACCGGTAAGGTAGCCATAATTGGGCCACTTTCTTTTACAGTGCATGTATGGATGTCAGACTTGAAGGTCAatcaaaaagacaaagagcGACAGGATAAAGGAGGAGTTTATAATACATGCGACGAGTACTATCTTAAGTGCTATTCTACAACTAAGTCTAGATTAGATTACCGAAGTCCCTATCAAGTGGACAAAATAGAACAGAACCGAATTTCCGCGGTGGCCATTGGTTCATCATTCATCAATTTCGTTCTTGTCGCTTTCGCTTTTGTCACTGTCATTGACGTCGTTGTTATTGGAATGGATCAAATAGAACCAACTTCCAGGTCTGTCTGGTCGCCCGTGATAATACTGTACTTTGTCTGTGCTGGGCTCTGCACAGCTTTTCATGCCTGAAGGGCCCCCCTGGTCGAGGACCCCCGCTGCTGGGATGGGCCAATTAGAGGAGCAGCTGGTTGGTTCGAAAACCTATGACTGGAGGGTCCTGGTTGCCTCTGTAATCCAAGTCAATCCCCCAGCCAATCTGACACCCAGCAAAAGCCCGGCTCGCTGTCACTCCATCTTCTTCCACCTGCTAACCTCTTCAACCCGCAACGTCAATTGAGCGGACCTTTCCAAAGTCTTGCTCCTCTTTCTTCAACAAAACCACAGTCAGAACAACCACCCAATCCGCGCGCTCAGTGTATTCATTTACACATCgagcgctgctgctgctttgaATCTATTGATTCTGTCGGTACCTCTAGAGCAAACCATCGACAGATAACAAATCAACACCTCGCTCACGACTCCTCCCAGATCCTGAACCCGCGCAGCCATGGCCGAAATCCGCCGCAAGCTGGTCATCGTCGGTGACGGTGCCTGCGGTAAGACATGTTTGTTGATGTACGTTTCTCcgattttctcttttctcttcGTGGATGGACGGCTTTTGCCTTGCACCGTTGCCTCGTGTCGTATTTCTTGGTCCGGTCCATTTATGCGCGCCGCCAGTCTTTGCGAGACCCCTTTCATCAACATCATCCATCTGCTGTTTTGCTGCATCTCACGACGAGGTGCTGCGATTACATCGAGTCAATTTTCAGTGTTAATGCTAACCGATTCATCAGTGTGTTCTCTAAGGGCACCTTCCCCGAGGTATGAATCCCAGACACCGACGTTTCCCATCCTTCCGAAACCCCCTACGATAGAGGATGAGCTTTGGTTACTGGGGGCGACCGAGGAACAAATGTGCAAAAATATGCCGAGACTTTTCGGCCTGACTTGGGTGTCCCGTCGTCCTCTTTTCCACAACACTCGGCTTGTTGACGCAGGTTCGGTCATGCCACTCAATCGACGGACGACGCTCGCATGTATCAAAGACAAACCTCTCCCACCAACACTGCTCACAATCATCTGCGGCCTTTGTCCTTGAATACTTGAACGTCGGACGCCCTCCGCTGACAACGACTAACTTCAGGTCTACGTCCCCACCGTCTTCGAAAACTACGTCGCTGATGTGGAGGTCGATGGCAAGCACGTCGAGTTGGCACTATGGGATACTGCCGGCCAGGAGGATTACGATCGTCTGCGCCCCTTGTCCTACCCCGACTCTCACGTTATCCTGATTTGCTTCGCCATCGACTCTCCCGACTCCCTTGACAACGTCCAAGAGAAGGTAAGCAAACACCACCGACCCTTTTGAAGCAACGATGTGATATGCAAATCACCAGTCGGCTCAACACTGTCTGGTGCCCTGGTACTCTGGCATCCTCCGATTGTTTACCATTGCGGTTTCGCCCCCTGGTAACATTTGTGGAAAGTAACTAACCACGTGCTCGTTCAAATCATCAGTGGATCTCCGAGGTCCTTCACTTCTGCTCGGGCCTGCCAATTATCCTTGTTGGTTGCAAGAAGGATCTTCGGTATGACCAGAAGACCATTGAGGAGCTTCGCAAGACCAGCCAGAAGCCCGTCTCACCTGAGGATGTACGTTGACACTCCCCCAATCCCGCAATGTGCTCTACTTGCCCCAGACCTTGAATCAGTCATCTGGCCAGATGTTGTACCCCTTTTACTTTGCAACCATTCTGACAGTATGTGTTTTGTCAACCGTCTAGGGTGAGGAGATTAAGAAGAAGATTGGTGCCTACAAGTACCTCGAGTGCTCGGCCAAGACCAACGAGGGTGTCCGTGAGGTGTTCGAGCATGCTACACGAGCTGCCCTCCTGTCTCGCCACaagaccaagaagaagaagtgcCTCATCCTCTAAGCGAGCGGACCATTTAGATACCCTGCCCCGGTCGCCCGTATGATCTCGTTGGGCTGTTTGCCCCTCTTTCGCAGCCCTTTCCGTCGTTTGTGATACCCAGGACACACCGAGCCTCCGCGGCAGCTGTCAGCCGAGCGTTGATTTCTATACCAGGAAGGACCTACGGCTGTAAAGAATCGGAGGTGTTATCAGAAAGGGGAAATACTGGGAGATGGATTTGGAGGAAggagaagaggaggaggcagGAGGCGGGATTATAAGTATGGCCTCTGCAAACGTTCAACGGTTCTGGCTGCTGGAGTCTACATGTTCCATTTATTGCAacctttttattttcctaCCACTATTTCTTTTCTCACACTAGTTCTTCTACCCTTGTCTTTATTCTATTTCCCCTGGCTACTATGACGAGATCCCCATACAAAGCAGCTGCACAATCTGTTGGTCAAATCAGCCGGGGTCGTTGAGCGGGTACGGGTGGTGATGTCCTTCCGTCAGATTCGGGATTCATTTTCTATAAAGAAAGACGCATGGGCCTAGGGGATGTGGACGGGGATATAAAGTCCGATAATCTTTTGTTCTCAGTTCGGCAAGGCAGCGCAAATCGTCTTTGTTCTACTCTGCATTTCGAAGCAATACCGCGTACCGCGTTGTCTTATGTATccctcctttttttgcccTTCTCTGTTCAGGGGGTGTGACAATATGCTTCTATTGACGGTGAAAGGGGCAGTCGATGAATTTTAGACGGCTTTGGTTAAAGTCGTCACCGTTTTGGGAGACTGCGTTTACAACCTCCGGCCAACTAAAAACAGGATCGAGTCTTACAGAAGAAGGAACCCCAAAACAGCGTAAAGAGCCTACATGTACCTGGCCCCCACGAGATTCTGGGGACAGTCGTTCGTAAGCGTTCTGTTTACGACTTGATTACAGACACACCCACGCCTTGTCCTGACAAGCTTTGCTTTCTTGCGGGTTGTGATGGTTGCTCGAGGCTGTGTTCTTTGGCGAGTAAGTGATGATTAGAT is from Pyricularia oryzae 70-15 chromosome 2, whole genome shotgun sequence and encodes:
- a CDS encoding elongator complex protein 1, whose protein sequence is MRNLRNIRYDVCKTDVDVTATCWDAGSDDILVTFGPTEADPSITLARISDEPGSSRLKCVTVASWEAPSPHPDIPFDQVVSLHHFSDNATTCLVLAGGDVVTVQEDQHATAPGTAHIEIAGSIDAGIAAARWAYDDELLVLATKVDTVIFMSRSFDAIAEVTMTVDDLQASKHVSVGWGKKETQFQGKGAKALRDPTIPEKVDRGLPSALEDSSTTISWREDGAYVAINSVRAGSRRVIRVYTREGVLDSASEPVDCLEGSMSWRPSGNLIAGIQRLSDRVDVVFFERNGLRHGQFTLRFPPDLLSTNIPINLEWNPDSTVLAVSFGGTVQLWAMGNYHWYLKQEIRCASTCFRPSWHPEKPMRLSLVCKNSVAHTEWVFHTSRGSILPPHDYGAVAVIDGNNIKITPFRTATIPPPMAMFELEAATCVIDVAFTPNNSHMAVLHRTGVDIYEWQTKAGRVLCPKRTINVPLKAAGPHDTTSPLQVAMSSPEDLALLSVKSNKPFASIYKLASGKPELLCELDAQGFSGFVFSATAPILPCVQDRSGKLLQPSAEGQALLPVKFSTQLPWAEVILHDDSTLAVGMSRGGQLYANTRLLAKNCTSFVVTGDHLIFTTTNHFLKLVHLTGVEELEVPADDPEVDERCRSIERGARLVTAVPSNMNVVLQMPRGNLETIFPRAMVVAGIRKLINDKNYARAFSYCRTQRVDMNILYDHRPEQFLANVGLFLDQLGDTSYIDLVLSSLREEDVTQTMYKDTKKSKPAWAPSSTPLPSQENPPSVSLSDPSSSKVNTVCDAVLKELEARNPASLQNIITAHVCKNPPALDDGLSVIAGLMKENEALAEKAVEHICFLVDVNRLYDNALGLYNLELALLVAQQSQRDPREYLPFVQSLHQLSQLRRCFTIDDHLGNREKALGHLKADSDFEGVKDYAVKHSLYQDALGLYRYEAEQSRTLMALYAEYLESNSRNREAGLAYEALGKFAEAMSCYRAAGPSSWRECLAAAQKQQPPPTKSSLTELAESLADALNEAKDYVGAATIQRDFLNDPATAIQLLCKGSLFADAMLLAATSSEAGLDGEVDSGLTEAFASSTELLADCKAQLKAQTPRILDLRRKAAEDPLGFYEGERPGGGDGDMPDDVSVAASSRLSTSASLFTRYTGKEGSIGTAGTGVSRATHKNRKREEKKRARGRKGTVYEEEYLVNSTRRLIERVNSVGGETEALVAGLFRRGMLEQARAVEALLAEVVEGCRLAVQQVWPGSEAKTADGQQSGQAATGGDAVLEAAMEARVAKQEPPMLPTFQRLSLLG
- a CDS encoding GTP-binding protein rhoA, whose translation is MAEIRRKLVIVGDGACGKTCLLIVFSKGTFPEVYVPTVFENYVADVEVDGKHVELALWDTAGQEDYDRLRPLSYPDSHVILICFAIDSPDSLDNVQEKWISEVLHFCSGLPIILVGCKKDLRYDQKTIEELRKTSQKPVSPEDGEEIKKKIGAYKYLECSAKTNEGVREVFEHATRAALLSRHKTKKKKCLIL